The following are from one region of the Haloactinomyces albus genome:
- a CDS encoding DUF397 domain-containing protein: MVSLIPENAVWRKSSYSGGNGTCVEVGFAPAAVAVRDTKDREGGMLAVLPDRWSNFLADLKQGTFDRH, translated from the coding sequence GTGGTATCCCTGATTCCGGAGAATGCGGTATGGCGTAAGTCCAGCTACAGCGGCGGCAACGGCACCTGCGTCGAAGTGGGATTCGCGCCTGCGGCGGTTGCCGTGCGGGACACCAAGGACCGCGAGGGCGGCATGCTCGCAGTGTTACCCGACAGGTGGAGCAACTTCCTCGCCGACCTCAAGCAGGGCACCTTCGACCGGCACTGA
- a CDS encoding DUF3558 family protein — MVSLTLSACGGSAGNTEDTVNTARQTATSEPGASNSQPLAGVKPCEVFTTEQATKLGLNGPGTINEFDDSTCGWKLGEHILGVSVYKDMALGEINFSGDEKTQTTFQGHDALLVRPNERQCSLAFAISDATSMLVRSTVDVSASPDTACKLVKKAAPMVEATIFDN, encoded by the coding sequence ATGGTTTCGTTGACCCTCTCAGCCTGTGGAGGTTCCGCCGGGAACACAGAGGACACGGTCAACACCGCGCGACAGACGGCAACCTCGGAACCCGGCGCGTCGAACAGCCAGCCCTTGGCCGGAGTAAAACCCTGCGAGGTCTTCACCACCGAGCAAGCCACCAAGCTCGGATTGAACGGGCCGGGCACCATCAACGAGTTCGACGACTCCACCTGCGGCTGGAAACTCGGCGAGCACATCCTGGGAGTCTCCGTGTACAAGGACATGGCTCTAGGTGAGATCAACTTCTCCGGAGACGAAAAAACCCAGACCACGTTCCAGGGGCACGATGCTCTACTAGTCCGCCCAAATGAACGCCAGTGTTCACTCGCCTTTGCGATCTCGGATGCCACGTCGATGCTAGTCCGAAGCACAGTAGACGTTTCCGCGTCACCTGACACGGCCTGCAAGCTGGTCAAGAAGGCCGCGCCGATGGTCGAGGCCACTATTTTCGACAACTGA
- a CDS encoding ESX secretion-associated protein EspG, whose amino-acid sequence MPRSFALPLQAADILAEDLRVDLRRFPFEIAHGGATLDERARMRTQVWNELRSRGLADRDEVDPEVHQALGLLHASDIDVAVTAVEVATDEVLRARIAVSGRAGVQAIQEQQRIRFEPVDPRGLARICTELLSDVPAGRLDSGTIATSQGQQAGGSGGNAGGAWSGAAQATATRQSGGAEMRKVQRIMALPVRRVGYFFVTGRDGQGKPVRLPAIGWRDTEQGRYSVTTRRNNDGEDWNTFAGADKPRLATYLGEQLGAFQGR is encoded by the coding sequence ATGCCGAGATCGTTCGCCCTCCCGCTCCAGGCCGCCGACATTCTCGCCGAGGACCTGCGGGTCGACCTGCGCCGGTTCCCGTTCGAGATCGCGCACGGCGGCGCCACCCTCGACGAGCGCGCGCGGATGCGTACCCAAGTGTGGAACGAGCTGCGCAGCCGCGGTCTCGCCGACCGCGATGAGGTCGACCCCGAGGTACACCAAGCGCTGGGGCTGCTGCACGCCTCGGACATCGATGTCGCGGTCACGGCCGTGGAGGTGGCCACCGACGAGGTGCTCCGCGCGCGCATCGCGGTCTCCGGGCGCGCCGGGGTGCAGGCGATCCAGGAACAGCAGCGGATCCGATTCGAGCCCGTCGATCCGCGCGGGCTCGCGCGGATCTGCACCGAGCTGCTCTCCGACGTTCCGGCGGGGCGCCTGGACTCGGGGACCATCGCCACGTCCCAGGGGCAGCAGGCCGGTGGTTCCGGTGGCAATGCCGGCGGCGCCTGGTCGGGTGCGGCGCAGGCCACCGCGACCCGCCAGTCCGGGGGCGCGGAGATGCGCAAGGTGCAGCGGATCATGGCGCTGCCGGTGCGGCGGGTCGGCTATTTCTTCGTCACCGGACGCGATGGCCAGGGCAAGCCGGTGCGGCTGCCCGCCATCGGGTGGCGCGACACCGAGCAGGGGCGCTACAGCGTCACCACTCGCCGCAACAACGACGGCGAGGACTGGAACACGTTCGCCGGAGCCGACAAGCCACGTCTCGCCACCTACCTCGGCGAGCAGCTCGGGGCCTTCCAGGGCCGGTGA
- a CDS encoding ABC transporter ATP-binding protein, with the protein MSDSDTPGSDDPGTTSGGWLRRLAAACWRHPAAVILAMVAAVSAVGAEALIPLLSKAAIDGAVAGSTARLGWIVAAMLGLGLFRFGAAFLRRYMAGRLAVGVQHDLRRAVFGAVQRFDGGKQDALRTGQVVSRTISDLQLVYSLLAMLPMAAGTIVLALVAIVVMLWLSPLLTVIALIVAPLIAVISARSKRTLFPATWAAQQSAADIAQHVEETVTGVRVVKGFGQESREVEQLRSRARRLFADRLRAARMTALPAASLAALPAAGQVGVLGLGGWLALQGRVSLGTFVAFSGYVAMLAGPARMLSSLVIQSQLARAGVERIHDLIDSQPEVVDAPDAVALPDGPLRVELDDVHFGYTRDQPVLRGTSLQVRPGETVALVGPAGSGKSTVSLLLPRFYDVHGGSIRIGADGGADDGDATADDTADSDTADSDTADSDTAGGNTTAGDTAEVGRESPAHDIRRVRMDSLRSCVGVVFEEAFLFSDTIRGNIAYGRPEAPDEEIVAAASAAEAHDFVTALPDGYDTLVGERGLTLSGGQRQRIALARALLSDPRILVLDDATSAVDPTTEAAIHDTLSSVTAQRTTLLVAHRRSTLALADRIAVLDEGRVLDIGTREQLEQRCTLFRELLSGPGATIDAPRSRHTAVSTGTTPELWPEGSEEETTPPDPTTTPPTSATQISTTQTSAAQTAAAPRGMRPAGGGSAGAGAVPPSHELLEGIRKLPAATATPNLGAENPTAPDPEFRLRRLFRPIRWGLALTILLVAGDALSSVALPSLVRWGVDGGVSSGNTTVLWTVTAVGALVVALGWLAVRWQTTVTARTGESLLYLLRLRSFAHLQRLGLDYYERELAGRIMTRMTTDVDALSSFLQTGLATAVVSALTILGITVALLVTDLSLALVALAVLPPLLAATVVFRRVSATAYTEARERVSTVNADMQENVSGLRIAQAHRRERHSARVFAQRSDAYRRSRLRAQRYIATYFPFVTLLSEVAQAAVLGVGAYRVASGDLTAGVLVAFLLYLGLFFTPVQQLSGVFDAYQQAKVGLRRIGGLLRTSTSVPEPRDAVAVPERLSGEVELRSVSFHYPGTERPALSDIDLRVRPGETVALVGATGAGKSTLVKLLARFYDATQGAVLVDGVDVRDYELSAYHRHLAVVPQEGHLFARDIAANIAYGRPDATPAEVEGAARRVGALPGISMLPHGFRQQAGERGNGLSAGQRQLVALARAELVDPGLLLLDEATAALDPATESMVVAAGDRLSAHRTTFVVAHRLATASRADRIVVLDAGRIVEQGTHSELLASGGHYERLWSAGDMASRESREPASEAVSAAQ; encoded by the coding sequence GTGTCCGACTCCGATACCCCCGGTTCCGATGATCCCGGTACCACCTCCGGCGGCTGGCTACGCCGACTCGCCGCCGCATGTTGGCGGCATCCCGCCGCCGTCATCCTGGCGATGGTCGCCGCGGTCTCGGCGGTCGGAGCCGAAGCCCTCATCCCACTGCTGAGCAAGGCCGCGATCGACGGCGCCGTCGCCGGAAGCACGGCACGACTGGGCTGGATCGTGGCCGCGATGCTCGGGCTGGGTCTGTTCCGTTTCGGCGCGGCGTTCCTGCGCCGCTACATGGCGGGCAGGCTCGCCGTCGGCGTCCAGCACGATCTCCGGCGCGCGGTCTTCGGCGCGGTGCAGCGTTTCGACGGCGGCAAGCAGGACGCCCTGCGCACCGGGCAGGTCGTCTCCCGAACCATCAGTGACCTGCAGTTGGTGTACAGCCTGCTGGCGATGCTGCCGATGGCGGCCGGAACGATCGTGCTGGCTCTGGTCGCCATCGTGGTCATGCTGTGGCTGTCGCCGCTGCTGACCGTGATCGCCCTGATCGTGGCGCCGTTGATCGCCGTGATCTCGGCGCGCAGCAAGAGGACACTGTTTCCCGCCACCTGGGCAGCGCAGCAGAGCGCCGCCGATATCGCCCAGCACGTCGAGGAGACCGTGACCGGCGTGCGCGTGGTGAAGGGCTTCGGGCAGGAGTCCCGGGAAGTCGAACAGTTGCGCTCGAGAGCTCGCCGGCTGTTCGCCGACCGGCTGCGTGCCGCGCGGATGACCGCGCTGCCCGCGGCGAGTCTCGCGGCGCTGCCCGCCGCCGGACAGGTCGGTGTCCTCGGTCTGGGCGGGTGGCTGGCCCTGCAGGGCCGGGTCAGTCTCGGCACGTTCGTGGCGTTCTCCGGATACGTGGCCATGCTCGCCGGACCTGCGCGGATGCTGTCGAGTCTGGTGATCCAGTCGCAGCTCGCGCGGGCGGGGGTGGAGCGCATCCACGATCTGATCGACTCCCAGCCCGAGGTGGTCGATGCGCCGGACGCGGTGGCTCTGCCGGACGGGCCGCTGCGTGTCGAACTCGACGATGTTCATTTCGGTTACACCCGCGACCAGCCCGTGCTGCGCGGAACCTCGCTGCAGGTCCGACCGGGTGAGACGGTCGCCCTGGTCGGTCCCGCGGGCTCGGGGAAATCGACCGTGTCGCTGCTGCTGCCCCGCTTCTACGACGTGCACGGGGGCAGTATCCGGATCGGGGCCGACGGCGGTGCCGATGATGGCGATGCGACCGCCGACGATACGGCCGATAGCGATACGGCCGATAGCGATACGGCCGATAGCGATACGGCCGGTGGCAATACGACCGCCGGCGATACAGCCGAGGTCGGCCGGGAGTCTCCCGCGCACGATATCCGCCGAGTGCGCATGGATTCGCTGCGTTCCTGCGTGGGTGTCGTGTTCGAGGAGGCTTTCCTGTTCTCCGACACCATCCGCGGCAACATCGCCTACGGCCGTCCGGAGGCCCCCGACGAGGAGATCGTGGCCGCGGCCAGCGCCGCCGAGGCCCACGACTTCGTCACCGCGCTGCCGGACGGCTACGACACACTCGTCGGCGAGCGGGGCCTCACCCTGTCCGGTGGCCAGCGGCAACGCATCGCGCTGGCACGGGCGCTGCTGTCCGACCCACGGATCCTCGTGCTCGACGATGCGACCTCGGCGGTCGATCCCACCACCGAGGCGGCCATCCACGACACGCTGAGTTCGGTGACCGCCCAACGCACGACCCTGCTCGTGGCCCATCGCCGTTCGACGCTGGCCCTGGCCGACCGCATCGCGGTGCTCGACGAGGGACGCGTCCTCGACATCGGCACGCGGGAACAGCTCGAACAGCGGTGCACGCTGTTCCGGGAGCTGCTGAGCGGACCGGGTGCGACGATCGATGCTCCCCGTTCCCGGCACACCGCGGTGTCGACCGGCACCACGCCCGAGCTGTGGCCGGAGGGTTCGGAGGAGGAAACAACACCTCCGGACCCGACCACGACGCCCCCGACCTCGGCGACACAGATCTCCACGACGCAGACCTCAGCGGCCCAGACCGCCGCGGCACCGCGCGGCATGCGTCCCGCCGGTGGCGGCTCGGCCGGGGCGGGCGCGGTTCCGCCGAGCCACGAACTGCTGGAGGGAATCCGCAAGCTCCCAGCCGCCACCGCCACACCGAACCTGGGCGCCGAGAATCCGACCGCCCCGGACCCCGAATTCCGGTTGCGCAGGCTGTTCCGGCCGATCCGCTGGGGGCTGGCACTGACGATCCTGCTGGTCGCCGGAGACGCCCTGTCCTCGGTCGCCCTGCCGTCCCTGGTGCGCTGGGGTGTGGACGGCGGCGTCAGCTCGGGCAACACCACGGTGCTGTGGACGGTGACCGCCGTCGGTGCTCTGGTGGTCGCCCTCGGCTGGCTGGCAGTGCGCTGGCAGACGACCGTGACCGCCCGTACCGGCGAAAGTCTGCTGTACCTGCTGCGCCTGCGCAGCTTCGCGCACCTGCAACGGCTCGGGCTCGACTACTACGAGCGGGAACTCGCCGGCCGCATCATGACCCGGATGACCACCGACGTCGATGCGCTGTCGTCGTTTCTGCAAACCGGCCTGGCCACGGCAGTCGTCAGCGCGTTGACCATCCTCGGTATCACCGTGGCACTGCTGGTCACCGATCTTTCGCTGGCACTGGTGGCCCTGGCCGTACTGCCACCGCTGTTGGCGGCCACCGTCGTGTTCCGCAGGGTCTCGGCCACCGCCTACACCGAGGCACGGGAACGTGTGAGCACCGTCAACGCCGATATGCAGGAAAACGTCTCCGGTCTGCGAATCGCGCAGGCGCATCGCCGCGAACGCCACTCCGCGCGAGTATTCGCCCAGCGCAGCGACGCCTACCGGCGCTCGCGACTGCGCGCGCAGCGCTACATCGCGACCTACTTCCCGTTCGTGACGCTGCTGTCGGAGGTGGCGCAGGCCGCCGTACTCGGCGTCGGTGCCTACCGGGTCGCCTCCGGTGACCTGACCGCCGGTGTCCTCGTCGCCTTTCTGCTCTATCTCGGTCTGTTCTTCACACCCGTACAACAGCTGTCCGGGGTGTTCGACGCCTACCAGCAGGCGAAGGTGGGCCTGCGGCGCATCGGCGGCCTGCTGCGCACCTCGACCTCGGTGCCCGAACCCCGCGATGCGGTCGCGGTGCCCGAGCGGCTCAGCGGAGAGGTCGAACTGCGGTCGGTGTCGTTCCACTACCCCGGCACCGAACGGCCCGCGCTGAGCGATATCGACCTGCGGGTGCGGCCGGGCGAGACGGTGGCGCTGGTGGGTGCGACGGGCGCGGGCAAATCCACCCTGGTCAAACTCCTCGCGCGGTTCTACGACGCCACACAGGGGGCGGTGCTGGTCGACGGGGTGGATGTGCGCGATTACGAGCTCTCCGCCTACCACCGTCATCTGGCGGTGGTTCCGCAGGAAGGCCATCTCTTCGCCCGCGACATCGCAGCCAACATCGCCTACGGGCGTCCCGACGCCACCCCGGCCGAGGTCGAGGGCGCCGCACGCCGTGTCGGGGCGCTGCCGGGGATCTCGATGCTGCCGCACGGGTTCCGGCAGCAGGCGGGTGAGCGCGGCAACGGCCTGTCCGCGGGCCAGCGGCAACTTGTCGCACTGGCCCGTGCCGAGCTCGTCGATCCCGGACTGCTGCTGCTCGACGAGGCCACGGCCGCGCTGGACCCGGCGACGGAGTCGATGGTGGTGGCCGCCGGTGACCGGCTCTCGGCACATCGGACGACCTTCGTGGTGGCCCACCGGCTGGCCACCGCCTCCCGTGCCGACCGGATCGTCGTCCTGGACGCGGGGCGAATCGTGGAGCAAGGCACCCACTCCGAGTTGCTGGCCTCCGGAGGTCATTACGAACGCCTGTGGTCGGCGGGCGACATGGCATCCCGGGAGAGTCGGGAGCCGGCGAGTGAGGCGGTGAGTGCGGCGCAGTAA
- a CDS encoding multifunctional oxoglutarate decarboxylase/oxoglutarate dehydrogenase thiamine pyrophosphate-binding subunit/dihydrolipoyllysine-residue succinyltransferase subunit: MSSSSPASQFGPNEWLIEEMYDQFLNDPSSVDSAWHEFFADYKPGQAATETSATAASSAATAPTTATTASRTAESNGQVRSGNTGAGTTSTPTTPASAGSADKQKQAEPPQTSKPSPQEAAKATPVKEEKAGEESKTLRGPAAAIAKNMEQSLTVPTATSVRAVPAKLLFDNRIVINNHLKRHKGGKISFTHLIGYALIQALRDFPNMNRHYGEDAKGKPAVVTPEHVNLGLAIDMPGKDGSRNLVVASIKGCEEMTFQQFWHAYEDIIRKARNNKLTAEDFAGTTISLTNPGPAGTNHSVPRLTAGQSAIIGVGAMDYPAEFQGASEKTLIDMGISKIVTLTSTYDHRVIQGAESGEFLRKVHELLLGEHKFYDDIFASLRIPYEPVRWSQDIPEGAVDKTARVLELIDAYRTRGHLMADIDPLNYRQRRHEDLDVLSHSLTLWDLDREFPVGGFAGQERMKLRDVLGVLRDSYCRTVGVEYMHILEPDEREWLQKRVEKPHAKPEPSEQKYILSKLNAAEAFETFLQTKYVGQKRFSLEGAETVVALLDAVLDSSAEAELDEVVIGMPHRGRLNVLANIVDKPISQIFREFEGNLDPGQAHGSGDVKYHLGAEGKYFRMFGDGETKVSLTSNPSHLEAVDPVLEGIVRAKQDILDKGQEGFTVLPVLLHGDAAFAGQGVVAETLNMSQLRGYRTGGTVHVIVNNQVGYTTGPEHGRSSKYSTDVAKMTGSPVFHVNGDDPEACVWVAKLAVEYRRVFNKDVVIDMVCYRRRGHNEGDDPSMTQPAMYDAIDKMRSVRKTYTESLIGRGDISVEEAESALKDYANQLEHVFNEVRELEKHPPEPSPSVESEQQIPAKLETKISEEMVQHIADAHVNLPEGFTPHSRVKPVLERRAKMGREGGIDWAFGELLALGSLAVAGHPVRLTGQDTRRGTFGQRHSVVIDRKTGSEYTPLQNLAGNQAKFLPYDSSLSEFAAVGFEYGYSVASPDALVLWEAQFGDFFNGAQPVIDEFISSGEAKWGQRSDVVLLLPHGHEGQGPDHSSARIERWLQLCAEGSMTVAMPSTPANYFHLLRRHALDGIDRPLIVFTPKSMLRLKDATSPVEHFTSGKFSSVIDDPSQPDPESVRKLVLCTGKLYYELASEKARREQTDTAVVRLEQLYPLPHRKLGRLLDRYPNATDIRWVQEEPANQGAWPFLGLALPELDARFSGIRRVSRRQMAAPATGLAKVHEVEQAEVVQGAFED; this comes from the coding sequence GTGTCCAGCAGCAGCCCTGCGTCACAGTTCGGCCCCAATGAGTGGTTGATCGAGGAAATGTACGACCAGTTCCTCAACGACCCCTCCTCGGTAGACTCGGCGTGGCACGAATTCTTCGCCGACTACAAGCCGGGCCAGGCAGCCACCGAAACCTCCGCTACCGCGGCCTCGAGCGCTGCCACAGCTCCGACCACCGCAACCACCGCCTCCCGTACCGCCGAGAGCAACGGTCAGGTCCGTTCGGGCAACACCGGCGCAGGGACCACGAGCACCCCGACCACCCCGGCGAGTGCCGGGTCGGCCGACAAGCAGAAGCAGGCCGAACCACCGCAGACTTCCAAGCCCTCCCCCCAGGAAGCCGCCAAGGCCACCCCTGTCAAAGAAGAGAAGGCGGGTGAGGAGAGCAAGACATTGCGCGGCCCGGCCGCAGCGATCGCCAAGAACATGGAGCAGTCGCTGACGGTGCCGACCGCGACCAGCGTGCGCGCCGTCCCGGCGAAGCTGCTGTTCGACAACCGCATCGTCATCAACAATCACCTGAAGCGGCACAAGGGCGGCAAGATCTCCTTCACGCACCTGATCGGCTACGCGCTGATCCAGGCGCTACGGGACTTTCCGAACATGAACCGCCACTACGGTGAGGATGCCAAGGGCAAGCCCGCCGTGGTCACTCCGGAGCACGTCAACCTCGGCCTGGCCATCGACATGCCGGGCAAGGACGGCTCCCGCAATCTCGTCGTGGCCTCCATCAAGGGCTGCGAGGAGATGACCTTCCAGCAGTTCTGGCACGCCTACGAGGACATCATCCGCAAGGCGCGGAACAACAAGCTGACCGCGGAGGACTTCGCCGGGACGACGATCTCGCTGACCAATCCCGGCCCCGCCGGGACGAATCACTCGGTGCCCCGGCTCACCGCGGGCCAGAGCGCGATCATCGGCGTCGGCGCGATGGACTACCCCGCCGAGTTCCAGGGCGCCAGCGAGAAGACGCTCATCGACATGGGGATCAGCAAGATCGTCACGCTGACCTCCACCTACGACCACCGGGTCATCCAGGGCGCGGAATCCGGCGAGTTCCTGCGCAAGGTGCACGAACTGCTGCTCGGCGAGCACAAGTTCTACGACGACATCTTCGCCTCGCTGCGCATCCCGTACGAGCCGGTGCGCTGGAGCCAGGACATCCCCGAAGGCGCGGTGGACAAGACCGCGCGGGTGCTGGAGCTCATCGACGCCTACCGCACCCGCGGCCACCTGATGGCCGACATCGACCCGCTCAACTACCGGCAGCGGCGCCACGAGGACCTCGACGTCCTGTCGCACAGCCTCACGCTGTGGGATCTGGACCGGGAGTTTCCCGTCGGCGGCTTCGCCGGCCAGGAGCGCATGAAGCTGCGCGACGTGCTCGGGGTGCTGCGCGACTCCTACTGCCGCACGGTCGGCGTCGAGTACATGCACATCCTCGAGCCCGACGAGCGGGAGTGGCTGCAGAAGCGGGTCGAGAAACCACACGCCAAGCCGGAACCGTCCGAGCAGAAGTACATCCTGTCCAAGCTCAACGCCGCCGAGGCCTTCGAGACGTTCCTGCAGACGAAGTACGTCGGGCAGAAGCGGTTCTCGCTGGAAGGCGCGGAGACGGTGGTCGCGCTGCTGGACGCGGTGCTGGACTCCTCGGCCGAGGCCGAGCTCGACGAGGTCGTCATCGGCATGCCCCACCGGGGCAGGCTCAACGTGCTGGCCAATATCGTCGACAAGCCGATCTCGCAGATCTTCCGCGAGTTCGAGGGCAACCTCGATCCCGGGCAGGCGCACGGCTCCGGCGACGTCAAGTACCACCTGGGTGCCGAGGGCAAGTACTTCCGGATGTTCGGTGACGGCGAGACCAAGGTGTCGCTGACCTCCAACCCCTCGCATCTGGAGGCGGTGGACCCCGTCCTGGAGGGCATCGTCCGCGCCAAGCAGGACATCCTGGACAAGGGCCAGGAGGGCTTCACCGTCCTGCCGGTGCTGCTGCACGGCGATGCCGCCTTCGCCGGGCAGGGCGTGGTGGCCGAGACGCTGAACATGTCGCAGCTGCGCGGCTACCGCACCGGCGGCACCGTGCACGTGATCGTGAACAACCAGGTCGGCTACACCACCGGCCCGGAGCACGGACGTTCCAGCAAGTACTCCACCGACGTGGCGAAGATGACCGGCTCACCGGTGTTCCACGTCAACGGCGACGACCCCGAGGCCTGCGTGTGGGTGGCCAAACTGGCGGTGGAATACCGGCGGGTGTTCAACAAGGACGTCGTCATCGACATGGTGTGCTACCGGCGTCGCGGCCACAACGAGGGCGACGATCCGTCGATGACCCAGCCCGCCATGTACGACGCGATCGACAAGATGCGCAGCGTGCGCAAGACCTACACCGAGTCGCTGATCGGCCGCGGTGACATTTCCGTCGAGGAAGCCGAGAGCGCGCTCAAGGACTACGCCAACCAGCTCGAGCACGTGTTCAACGAGGTTCGGGAGCTGGAGAAGCACCCGCCCGAACCGAGCCCCTCGGTGGAGTCCGAGCAGCAGATCCCGGCCAAGCTGGAAACCAAGATCTCCGAGGAGATGGTCCAGCACATCGCCGACGCGCACGTCAACCTGCCGGAGGGTTTCACCCCCCACTCGCGGGTCAAGCCCGTGCTGGAACGGCGCGCCAAGATGGGCCGGGAAGGCGGCATCGACTGGGCCTTCGGTGAGCTGCTGGCACTCGGGTCCCTGGCGGTGGCGGGCCACCCGGTCCGGCTGACCGGTCAGGACACCCGGCGCGGCACGTTCGGGCAACGGCACTCGGTGGTCATCGACCGCAAGACCGGCTCCGAGTACACGCCGCTGCAGAACCTCGCCGGGAACCAGGCGAAGTTCCTGCCCTACGACTCGTCGCTGTCCGAGTTCGCCGCAGTGGGCTTCGAGTACGGCTACTCGGTGGCCAGCCCCGATGCACTGGTGCTCTGGGAGGCGCAGTTCGGCGACTTCTTCAACGGCGCGCAGCCGGTCATCGACGAGTTCATCTCCTCGGGTGAGGCCAAGTGGGGGCAGCGCTCGGACGTGGTGCTGCTGCTGCCGCACGGCCACGAGGGCCAGGGGCCGGACCACTCGTCGGCCCGTATCGAGCGGTGGCTGCAACTGTGCGCCGAGGGCTCCATGACGGTGGCGATGCCGTCCACCCCGGCGAACTACTTCCACCTGCTGCGCAGGCACGCCCTGGACGGCATCGACCGGCCGCTGATCGTGTTCACGCCGAAGTCGATGCTGCGCCTGAAGGATGCGACCAGCCCGGTCGAGCACTTCACGTCCGGCAAGTTCTCCTCGGTGATCGACGACCCGTCCCAGCCGGATCCGGAATCGGTGCGCAAGCTGGTGCTGTGTACCGGCAAGCTCTACTACGAGCTGGCCTCCGAGAAGGCCAGGCGGGAGCAGACCGACACCGCCGTGGTGCGGCTGGAGCAGCTCTACCCGCTGCCGCACCGCAAGCTCGGCAGGCTGCTGGATCGCTACCCCAACGCCACCGACATCCGGTGGGTCCAAGAGGAGCCCGCCAACCAGGGTGCCTGGCCGTTCCTGGGGCTGGCGCTGCCCGAGCTGGACGCACGCTTCTCCGGCATCAGGCGGGTGTCCCGCAGGCAGATGGCCGCCCCGGCCACGGGCCTGGCCAAGGTCCACGAGGTCGAGCAGGCCGAGGTCGTGCAGGGCGCCTTCGAGGACTGA
- a CDS encoding helix-turn-helix domain-containing protein produces the protein MLEQPEFGRRLRQLRKQQGRSQVELTGPGMSATYLSRLESGNRQPTVRAAAYLAERLGVTVESFGGQPQDSLTDTITNVVALSESELDAEAADRLADVLAGATDVDQMTRWYAWAQLVRIHEVLDDSAAERDALIQLNALSDELDRPLLRARARIRMAQCARKLGDAREVRRAVCEMLAIREQYALQLPASDLIRSKLALVFAEVELGDLAEAARLNEEVCGSLESTKGDLAAETFRTAAMVSSRQGNYSRAFAFVLEALEAIDSRDDLMLWIRLRLDAASLSMQARPLRLVEAQSFLESVEPLLKVTGTPHQEQELTFLQAKLAFHHGQLECAAEVVAEVEKGVELLSYRDRIRFKVLRCLLAIWSGDQGAGDRLKEIAAQIQMENMPDLAAEVWRAVAESAL, from the coding sequence TTGCTCGAGCAGCCAGAATTCGGTCGACGTCTCCGTCAACTGAGAAAACAACAGGGCAGGTCACAGGTTGAGCTGACAGGTCCCGGGATGTCCGCCACTTACCTGTCGCGTCTGGAGTCCGGCAACCGCCAGCCGACGGTGCGTGCAGCGGCGTATCTGGCCGAGCGGCTCGGTGTCACGGTGGAGAGCTTCGGGGGGCAGCCCCAAGACAGCCTCACGGATACCATCACCAATGTTGTTGCACTCTCGGAGAGCGAGCTGGACGCCGAAGCTGCTGACCGGCTGGCCGACGTCCTGGCCGGCGCCACCGATGTGGACCAGATGACACGATGGTACGCATGGGCCCAGCTTGTGCGTATCCACGAGGTTCTCGATGATTCCGCTGCTGAGCGCGACGCTCTCATTCAGTTGAATGCACTGAGCGACGAATTGGACCGTCCCCTCCTCCGGGCTCGTGCCCGAATCCGGATGGCCCAGTGTGCGCGTAAACTGGGCGACGCGCGAGAGGTCCGTCGTGCGGTGTGCGAGATGCTCGCCATCAGGGAGCAGTACGCCCTGCAGCTTCCCGCTTCCGATCTCATTCGCAGCAAACTCGCCCTGGTGTTCGCCGAGGTGGAACTGGGCGACCTCGCCGAAGCCGCCCGCCTCAACGAGGAAGTTTGTGGCTCGCTGGAGAGCACCAAGGGTGACCTCGCGGCGGAGACCTTCCGGACAGCGGCCATGGTGAGTAGTCGACAGGGCAACTATTCCCGTGCTTTCGCTTTCGTGCTCGAAGCCCTGGAGGCCATAGACAGTCGGGACGACCTCATGCTCTGGATTCGCCTGCGCTTGGACGCTGCTTCCTTGTCGATGCAAGCCAGGCCACTTCGCCTGGTGGAGGCTCAGTCCTTTTTGGAAAGCGTCGAGCCTCTTCTGAAGGTCACGGGAACACCTCACCAGGAGCAGGAGCTCACCTTCCTGCAAGCCAAGCTCGCCTTCCACCATGGTCAACTGGAATGTGCGGCCGAAGTGGTCGCCGAGGTGGAGAAGGGGGTCGAACTGCTCTCCTACCGGGATCGGATCCGCTTCAAGGTCCTTCGTTGCCTCCTCGCGATATGGTCCGGTGATCAGGGCGCCGGTGACCGGCTCAAGGAAATCGCTGCTCAGATCCAGATGGAGAATATGCCCGACCTGGCGGCCGAGGTCTGGCGCGCGGTCGCTGAGAGTGCTCTGTGA